From Homo sapiens chromosome 6, GRCh38.p14 Primary Assembly, the proteins below share one genomic window:
- the DXO gene encoding decapping and exoribonuclease protein isoform 1 (isoform 1 is encoded by transcript variant 6), with protein MYMGYKFEQYMCADKPGSSPDPSGEVNTNVAFCSVLRSRLGSHPLLFSGEVDCTDPQAPSTQPPTCYVELKTSKEMHSPGQWRSFYRHKLLKWWAQSFLPGVPNVVAGFRNPDGFVSSLKTFPTMKMFEYVRNDRDGWNPSVCMNFCAAFLSFAQSTVVQDDPRLVHLFSWEPGGPVTVSVHQDAPYAFLPIWYVEAMTQDLPSPPKTPSPK; from the exons ATGTACATGGGATACAAATTTGAGCAGTACATGTGTGCAG ACAAACCTGGAAGCTCCCCAGACCCCTCTGGGGAGGTTAACACCAACGTGGCCTTCTGCTCTGTGCTACGCAGCCGCCTGGGAAGCCACCCTCTGCTCTTCTCAGGGGAGGTAGACTGCACAGACCCCCAAGCCCCATCCACACAGCCCCCAACCTGCTATGTGGAGCTCAAGACCTCCAAGGAGATGCACAGCCCTGGCCAATGGAGGAGTTTCTACAG ACACAAGCTCCTGAAATGGTGGGCTCAGTCATTCCTCCCAGGGGTCCCGAATGTTGTTGCTGGCTTCCGTAACCCAGACGGTTTTGTCTCTTCCCTCAAGACCTTTCCTACCATGAAGATGTTTGAATATGTCAGG AATGACCGTGACGGCTGGAATCCCTCTGTGTGCATGAACTTCTGTGCCGCCTTCCTTAGCTTTGCCCAGAGCACGGTTGTCCAGGATGACCCCAG GCTCGTTCATCTCTTCTCTTGGGAGCCTGGCGGCCCAGTCACCGTGTCTGTACACCAAGATGCACCTTACGCCTTCCTGCCCATATGGTATGTGGAAGCTATGACTCAGGACCTCCCATCACCCCCCAAGACTCCCTCTCCCAAATAG
- the DXO gene encoding decapping and exoribonuclease protein isoform 2 (isoform 2 is encoded by transcript variant 5), protein MDPRGTKRGAEKTEVAEPRNKLPRPAPSLPTDPALYSGPFPFYRRPSELGCFSLDAQRQYHGDARALRYYSPPPTNGPGPNFDLRDGYPDRYQPRDEEVQERLDHLLCWLLEHRGRLEGGPGWLAEAIVTWRGHLTKLLTTPYERQEGWQLAASRFQGTLYLSEVETPNARAQRLARPPLLRELMYMGYKFEQYMCADKPGSSPDPSGEVNTNVAFCSVLRSRLGSHPLLFSGEVDCTDPQAPSTQPPTCYVELKTSKEMHSPGQWRSFYRHKLLKWWAQSFLPGVPNVVAGFRNPDGFVSSLKTFPTMKMFEYVRNDRDGWNPSVCMNFCAAFLSFAQSTVVQDDPRLVHLFSWEPGGPVTVSVHQDAPYAFLPIWYVEAMTQDLPSPPKTPSPK, encoded by the exons ATGGATCCCAGGGGGACCAAGAGAGGAGCTGAGAAGACAGAGGTAGCTGAGCCTCGGAACAAACTACCTCGTCCAGCACCTTCTCTGCCCACAGACCCTGCCCTCTACTCTGGGCCCTTTCCTTTCTACCGGCGCCCTTCGGAACTGGGCTGCTTCTCCCTGGATGCTCAACGCCAGTACCATGGAGATGCCCGAGCCCTGCGCTACTATAGCCCACCCCCCACTAACGGTCCAGGCCCCAACTTTGACCTCAGAGACGGATACCCGGATCGATACCAGCCCCGGGACGAGGAGGTCCAGGAAAGGCTGGACCACCTGCTGTGCTGGCTCCTGGAACACCGAGGCCGGTTGGAGGG GGGTCCAGGCTGGCTGGCAGAGGCCATAGTGACGTGGCGGGGGCACCTGACAAAACTGCTGACGACACCGTATGAGCGGCAGGAGGGCTGGCAGCTGGCAGCCTCCCGGTTCCAGGGAACACTATACCTGAGTGAAGTGGAGACACCGAACGCTCGGGCCCAGAGGCTTGCTCGGCCACCGCTCCTCCGGGAGCTTATGTACATGGGATACAAATTTGAGCAGTACATGTGTGCAG ACAAACCTGGAAGCTCCCCAGACCCCTCTGGGGAGGTTAACACCAACGTGGCCTTCTGCTCTGTGCTACGCAGCCGCCTGGGAAGCCACCCTCTGCTCTTCTCAGGGGAGGTAGACTGCACAGACCCCCAAGCCCCATCCACACAGCCCCCAACCTGCTATGTGGAGCTCAAGACCTCCAAGGAGATGCACAGCCCTGGCCAATGGAGGAGTTTCTACAG ACACAAGCTCCTGAAATGGTGGGCTCAGTCATTCCTCCCAGGGGTCCCGAATGTTGTTGCTGGCTTCCGTAACCCAGACGGTTTTGTCTCTTCCCTCAAGACCTTTCCTACCATGAAGATGTTTGAATATGTCAGG AATGACCGTGACGGCTGGAATCCCTCTGTGTGCATGAACTTCTGTGCCGCCTTCCTTAGCTTTGCCCAGAGCACGGTTGTCCAGGATGACCCCAG GCTCGTTCATCTCTTCTCTTGGGAGCCTGGCGGCCCAGTCACCGTGTCTGTACACCAAGATGCACCTTACGCCTTCCTGCCCATATGGTATGTGGAAGCTATGACTCAGGACCTCCCATCACCCCCCAAGACTCCCTCTCCCAAATAG
- the DXO gene encoding decapping and exoribonuclease protein isoform X2: MDPRGTKRGAEKTEVAEPRNKLPRPAPSLPTDPALYSGPFPFYRRPSELGCFSLDAQRQYHGDARALRYYSPPPTNGPGPNFDLRDGYPDRYQPRDEEVQERLDHLLCWLLEHRGRLEGGPGWLAEAIVTWRGHLTKLLTTPYERQEGWQLAASRFQGTLYLSEVETPNARAQRLARPPLLRELMYMGYKFEQYMCADKPGSSPDPSGEVNTNVAFCSVLRSRLGSHPLLFSGEVDCTDPQAPSTQPPTCYVELKTSKEMHSPGQWRSFYRPFLP, encoded by the exons ATGGATCCCAGGGGGACCAAGAGAGGAGCTGAGAAGACAGAGGTAGCTGAGCCTCGGAACAAACTACCTCGTCCAGCACCTTCTCTGCCCACAGACCCTGCCCTCTACTCTGGGCCCTTTCCTTTCTACCGGCGCCCTTCGGAACTGGGCTGCTTCTCCCTGGATGCTCAACGCCAGTACCATGGAGATGCCCGAGCCCTGCGCTACTATAGCCCACCCCCCACTAACGGTCCAGGCCCCAACTTTGACCTCAGAGACGGATACCCGGATCGATACCAGCCCCGGGACGAGGAGGTCCAGGAAAGGCTGGACCACCTGCTGTGCTGGCTCCTGGAACACCGAGGCCGGTTGGAGGG GGGTCCAGGCTGGCTGGCAGAGGCCATAGTGACGTGGCGGGGGCACCTGACAAAACTGCTGACGACACCGTATGAGCGGCAGGAGGGCTGGCAGCTGGCAGCCTCCCGGTTCCAGGGAACACTATACCTGAGTGAAGTGGAGACACCGAACGCTCGGGCCCAGAGGCTTGCTCGGCCACCGCTCCTCCGGGAGCTTATGTACATGGGATACAAATTTGAGCAGTACATGTGTGCAG ACAAACCTGGAAGCTCCCCAGACCCCTCTGGGGAGGTTAACACCAACGTGGCCTTCTGCTCTGTGCTACGCAGCCGCCTGGGAAGCCACCCTCTGCTCTTCTCAGGGGAGGTAGACTGCACAGACCCCCAAGCCCCATCCACACAGCCCCCAACCTGCTATGTGGAGCTCAAGACCTCCAAGGAGATGCACAGCCCTGGCCAATGGAGGAGTTTCTACAG ACCTTTCCTACCATGA
- the WHR1 gene encoding winged helix repair factor 1 isoform 2 (isoform 2 is encoded by transcript variant 2) → MQKWFSAFDDAIIQRQWRANPSRGGGGVSFTKEVDTNVATGAPPRRQRVPGRACPWREPIRGRRGARPGGGDAGGTPGETVRHCSAPEDPIFRFSSLHSYPFPGTIKSRDMSWKRHHLIPETFGVKRRRKRGPVESDPLRGEPGSARAAVSELMQLFPRGLFEDALPPIVLRSQVYSLVPDRTVADRQLKELQEQGEIRIVQLGFDLDAHGIIFTEDYRTRVCDCVLKACDGRPYAGAVQKFLASVLPACGDLSFQQDQMTQTFGFRDSEITHLVNAGVLTVRDAGSWWLAVPGAGRFIKYFVKGRQAVLSMVRKAKYRELLLSELLGRRAPVVVRLGLTYHVHDLIGAQLVDCISTTSGTLLRLPET, encoded by the exons ATGCAAAAGTGGTTTTCTGCTTTCGATGATGCAATCATTCAGCGACAGTGGCGGGCAAACCCCTCCCGGGGCGGGGGAGGTGTGAGCTTCACGAAGGAGGTTGACACCAACGTGGCCACCGGCGCCCCTCCACGCCGCCAACGAGTCCCCGGGCGTGCGTGCCCTTGGAGGGAGCCAATCCGCGGCCGGCGTGGGGCCCGGCCTGGCGGAGGTGATGCTG GAGGGACGCCCGGGGAGACCGTACGTCACTGCTCTGCGCCGGAAGACCCTATTTTCAGGTTCTCTTCCCTCCATTCCTACCCCTTCCCCGGTACCATAAAATCCCGGGATATGAGCTGGAAGAGGCATCACCTGATCCCGGAGACCTTTGGAGTTAAGAGGCGGCGGAAGCGAGGGCCTGTGGAGTCGGATCCTCTTCGGGGTGAGCCAG GGTCGGCGCGCGCGGCTGTCTCAGAACTCATGCAGCTGTTCCCGCGAGGCCTGTTTGAGGACGCGCTGCCGCCCATCGTGCTGAGGAGCCAGGTGTACAGCCTTGTGCCTGACAGGACCGTGGCCGACCGGCAGCTG AAGGAGCTTCAAGAGCAGGGGGAGATCAGAATCGTCCAGCTGGGCTTCGACTTGGATGCCCATGGAATTATCTTCACTGAGGACTACAGGACCAGAGTATGTGACTGT GTCCTCAAGGCCTGTGATGGCCGACCGTATGCTGGGGCAGTGCAGAAATTTCTAGCTTCAGTACTTCCAGCCTGTGGGGACCTTAGTTTCCAGCAGGACCAAATGACACAGACCTTTGGCTTCAGGGACTCAGAAATCAC GCATCTGGTGAATGCTGGAGTCCTCACCGTCCGAGATGCTGGGAGCTGGTGGCTAGCTGTGCCTGGAGCTGGGAGATTCATCAAGTACTTTGTTAAAG GGCGCCAGGCTGTCCTTAGCATGGTCCGGAAGGCAAAGTACCGGGAACTGCTCCTATCAGAGCTCCTGGGCCGGCGGGCGCCTGTCGTGGTGCGGCTTGGCCTCACCTACCATGTGCACGACCTCATTGGGGCCCAGCTAGTGGACTG CATCTCTACCACTTCAGGAACCCTCCTCCGCCTGCCAGAGACATGA
- the WHR1 gene encoding winged helix repair factor 1 isoform 1 (isoform 1 is encoded by transcript variant 1): MSWKRHHLIPETFGVKRRRKRGPVESDPLRGEPGSARAAVSELMQLFPRGLFEDALPPIVLRSQVYSLVPDRTVADRQLKELQEQGEIRIVQLGFDLDAHGIIFTEDYRTRVLKACDGRPYAGAVQKFLASVLPACGDLSFQQDQMTQTFGFRDSEITHLVNAGVLTVRDAGSWWLAVPGAGRFIKYFVKGRQAVLSMVRKAKYRELLLSELLGRRAPVVVRLGLTYHVHDLIGAQLVDCISTTSGTLLRLPET, encoded by the exons ATGAGCTGGAAGAGGCATCACCTGATCCCGGAGACCTTTGGAGTTAAGAGGCGGCGGAAGCGAGGGCCTGTGGAGTCGGATCCTCTTCGGGGTGAGCCAG GGTCGGCGCGCGCGGCTGTCTCAGAACTCATGCAGCTGTTCCCGCGAGGCCTGTTTGAGGACGCGCTGCCGCCCATCGTGCTGAGGAGCCAGGTGTACAGCCTTGTGCCTGACAGGACCGTGGCCGACCGGCAGCTG AAGGAGCTTCAAGAGCAGGGGGAGATCAGAATCGTCCAGCTGGGCTTCGACTTGGATGCCCATGGAATTATCTTCACTGAGGACTACAGGACCAGA GTCCTCAAGGCCTGTGATGGCCGACCGTATGCTGGGGCAGTGCAGAAATTTCTAGCTTCAGTACTTCCAGCCTGTGGGGACCTTAGTTTCCAGCAGGACCAAATGACACAGACCTTTGGCTTCAGGGACTCAGAAATCAC GCATCTGGTGAATGCTGGAGTCCTCACCGTCCGAGATGCTGGGAGCTGGTGGCTAGCTGTGCCTGGAGCTGGGAGATTCATCAAGTACTTTGTTAAAG GGCGCCAGGCTGTCCTTAGCATGGTCCGGAAGGCAAAGTACCGGGAACTGCTCCTATCAGAGCTCCTGGGCCGGCGGGCGCCTGTCGTGGTGCGGCTTGGCCTCACCTACCATGTGCACGACCTCATTGGGGCCCAGCTAGTGGACTG CATCTCTACCACTTCAGGAACCCTCCTCCGCCTGCCAGAGACATGA